The stretch of DNA ATCTTACGAATTTTACAAAAACATTAGCAGTTACAGACTTTTATTGGGGAGAATCAGATTTTGCCTATCCGATGGGTAGTGTACAAATTTTAGGTAATATCAACAAAGATAAAATTGCTGCCTACGGGCCGCCAATGATGCCTAATATTGTTGCTCAAACTATTTCTAATCATTCGGTAGCTTGGTTATTAATGACTGAAGATTTACCAGCTATTTATAATCGAGTGCGGGTTGATGGTAAAAAAATATTCCTCGAATATACCAATAATAATGAGTTAGCATTTAACCGCTTAATTAACCGTTGGACTCAGGTTTTAAAGTCGATTGCATCAAACAAAAAGAATAAACAATTTTCCCTAAATATTCCGCAAAAGATGACTGTGAAAGAAGTTGGACATCAGTGTGGAACTTGTCGATTTGGGGAAAATCCAAAAACTTCCGTTTTGGACATTAATTGCCGCACCCATGATGTTGATAATCTTTATGTTGTTGATGGTAGCTTTTTCCCTTCCAGTGCAGCGTTAAATCCATCATTAACAATTATTGCCAATGCTTTAAGAGTGGGTGAACATTTGTTAGAGCGAATAAAGTGAACTTTTATAAAACGGTAGAACTTGGCTCATTTAAGACAGTGGTTGAGCGATCTCTCTTAGTTTTGATAAGATGATTTTGACTAGGCAACGCCTTGTAAAATTTGTTCAGCAGTCAAATTGAGTTCGCTGAAAGTTTGTGAAATAATGCGCTGACTACCTCGCAATTGCTGAATTTGATATTCCTCTTCAACTCAAGAGTAAACTGAGATGGTAGCTTGTTTGGGATTGCTGCCAAAATGTGGGGTTACGATGTCCGCAATCGCCTCGTTGCGGATGTTTTTTATGATGAAAGCACAGAATTTATTAAGTTCACCAATGGCAAAGAAATAACGGTAAATGCTGCGTGGCGTTGGGAGTGGGAACGATTGATGAAATATGCCACTAATCAATAATGTGACCCTTCCCAATCATTTACCAGGAATTTTTTGCCTTTAACCGCGTCAATAACGTTGAGTTTCAGTAATAATCTGGGTTCAAGCAAGGGCTTGTGAACAGTAAGCTAATTCTTTGATGAACTGTTGCTTCCATGCTTCTATCTCCTCTATTTTTGGCTGACCATGAGAAACTACAGCAACCTGATAGCGACGCATGACTTCCACAGGTGACTTTCCGCCAGCCAAACTCCAAAGTGCCAATTGTATGTGCTTTGGCGGTGAGTACAAAATGCCTAATTCACTTAACATTGACCTAAAGTTACTATCTTCTTGCGGTGAGGGTTGATGCTTTAGCCTGACTCTAATTACCCAGCCGTCAATAGTATTAATCACCGTAACGTAACTAACTTTAAGTTGAGGTCTACCATGTAGGTATTCCATCAACTCACATCTTGCACCTGATAAAAAAAGACAGTATTAACCGAAGAGGAGAAAATAAAAATTACATCCAAATCTGAATGAGCAAATCAAAGTACTGAGATAATAAATCACAGATAAAATACATAAATTGACTGCTAACATACACAAAACAAGCAGTAATTAAATCTGCACACAGAGTATTTAAATTTATCAGTAAAAATGCGAAAAAGGGCGTATTAAACAACATAAACAGCAAGAACTATGCAAACAATTCTTGCCCACGCCCACTCTTTAATGTACACTATCCTAGCTTTGATGCCCAGTCACTATCAACGAGATAGTTTAGAAGCAATGCTGGGATTATTTCTCGAAGCAGAAGGAAAACCTTTACCACATTACAGTAAAACTAAATCAGAAAGTGCTTTAAGCCGATTTTTGAACCATTATAATTGGTCTACTCGTAAGATAATTAGTCATTTACGAGCTTTCGTGATTGAACTAATTTTGAAGCAATGCACACTAGGACGCAAACCATTCTTACAAGTAATTATAGATATAACTACGTTAGAAAAAACGGGTAAATTTAAGGCTTTTAATCACTTAATTACTTTTTTCAATCATAAACGTGGCTTGCATCTAGTCGTCTTATATTTAGTTGTTGGACAGTGGCGTATTCCTTGGAATTTTCGAGTCTGGAGAGGCAAAGGCACAACCACTCCGGCTCAATTAGCTTTAAAAATGGTACGTCGCTTACCAAAAAAACTTACTCTTACTTTTCAGGTAAAAATTCTGGCTGATACTGCCTTTGGTACAGTTGAATTTATTCATGGTATTCGTCAACTTAAATACCACGCTATTCTCGGAATTGGTTGTAATCGTAAATTGGTTGATGGTCGTTCCGTCAAGCATTTGTACCATCGCGGACAGCAAGTTAGACTAGTTGGTTTAGATGTAACTGTTTCTGTTTCTTGGTATTATTTTAAAACTGATAAAGGTGTATTTTTGAAGAGATATGTTATTTCTACAACACCACTCAAGGCTTGCACCATCAATTGGTGGGGTAAACGAAGATGGCAAATAGAAGGATGGTTTAAAACTGCTAAACATCGCTTCGGTTTAGACAAATTCGGACAATGTACTCTCTTGGGCATTTATCGTTGGTTAATCTTATCTTTGACTGCCTTTTTATTAGCACATTGGACTTATTTAGCTCGATATTATCCTCATACTCTCGATTGGGGTCAAGCTGCTTTTCTTGCTCTTTCCACTTTCTTCCCTGTTTTATTATTGTCTCTATTATTACTTGATATTGAACGCCTTCGACCTCTAGCATTTAGTCACGGAATTGACATTACTATTTCCAGGTGCAAGATGTGAGATCAACTGTAGTATCAAGCTGGCATTCTCCAGATAGTAAAGATATTCCATCTTCTAAGAGTGAATTGGGCTGAGTTTAGTTTGAAGATACAGAAACAATTTGAGGAACTTGTGAGCAATACAAAGATTAGTTTTTTGGCACAAGTGTAAGCGCGTTGATTCGCACGGGTGTTTTTCCTCGCCCACTCGAAGGGAGCTTTTACCATTTAGCCTGTGCGGATTCCGGTTTCCGTCCCTCCTTGCAAGCAGCCACTTTCCACAGCTTCCGGTGACTTAATTCCTTTCCAAGTTCGCAGTGCTTCTTTCAAATAAGCGATGTCTGCGATAAAGGCTTTTACAATCCTCTGGATACAGGAGAGACAGTTGAGTTTGCTTATAAACATGGGTGCAGCGTCATCCAGCTAGAGGGAATTCCTGAACATTTAACTCCTGTACTTAAGAAAAAATAACGCCCAAGTTAACAAATTAAAAGACATTTATAATACAAACAATAATGAGATTCAGATAAGCTTATGCCTGAATCAGAAAAATCCAAAAAAATCTCTAATTATGACTTACACAACGCTCAGTTTGGTGGTGGGTTTATCAATGCTGAGAATGTAAATGCGAAGAGAATTGGCGGGGACATCTGGAATATTTTCTTTGGACAGCAGACAACACCAATAGGTAATCCGTCTCGACCAAAGAATGAGCGCATATTACTCGCCGCAGTTAAGGAAGAAGTGACCGCGCGGTTAAGGCAATCTCTACACAATGCCGTGCTGATTAATTTGGGTAAAGAGTCGCAACCGCAACAGGTAAACCGTCCTTGGGATGCTCAAATAAAAATTGGTTTAAAACCGCCTGAATCGCTTCCAGAGACGACAACAATTTTGGAAGTTTTTGATTCCCAAGAAATTGCAGGTAAACTGTTAATTTTAGGTGCGCCAGGGTCAGGTAAGACAACCACACAATTAGAACTGGCTCAAGCTTTAGTCAGCCGTGCAGAAGTAGAACCTGAATACCCTATTCCAGTTTTATTCAACTTGTTCTCTTGGAAAGATGACCGCCAATCTATAACTGATTGGTTAGTGGCTGAACTTAAATCTAAATATGGTGTTTCAACTAAACTAGGTAAAAAGTTGGTAATCAATCACCAATTGCTACCCATATTAGATGGTTTAGATGAACTGGAGCCACAGCACCAAGAACTTTGTGTTCATGCAATTAATCAGTTTTTTTCAAATGAGAATAAACCGCGTTATCTAGTTGTTTGTAGTCGGAGTGAAGAATATGGTAAATACTCTATTAAATTGCAGCTAAACGGGGCTATCTACTTGCAGCCTTTTACAAATAATCAGATTTATGATTATCTAAGTGATATTAACTGTTTAGAACTTTGGTCAACTATCAGTAACAATTTAGACTTACTAGAGTTAGTTAAAATTCCCTTACTACTGGTCATGACTGTGCTAGTCTCTCCAGAGATATCTGTTGAAGAATGGCAGGTTTTGACTTCAAGAGAAGACCGGATTCAGTATTTGTTAGATGCCTATTTAGGGCAGATGTTGACACAAGATGTTAATAGTAGGGCATATCTGAAGACCAAACCTCCTAATGCTAAAACAACCCGAATGTACCTTATGTGGTTGGCAGGGCAAATGCAAAGGCAAGCTAAATCAGAGTTTTTAATTGAAGAAATGCAGCCTAGTTGGTTAATTAGGAGAACTCAAAAAATCAGTTACTCTCTAATTTTGGGGTTGATTTTTGGATTGATAGTTGGGCTGATAGTTGGGCTAAAGATGGATCTGATAATAGGGCTGATGTTTGGCACAATTTATGGAATTTTATGTACGTTTAACAAAAACCTAAACAAAATATCAGTAATTGAAAAAATTAGTTTATTGAAAATAAACAAACAAACTCTCACTGCTGTGCTGATTTGTACACTGATTGCTGTGCTGATTACTAGACAACTTTATGGGCTGATTTTTGGGCTGATTTTTGGAACATCTGACATAGCTATAGAAAATCAAAAAATTACTAATCAAGGTATTTGGAAATCTGCATTCATTGCTATTTTTTCGGGGCTGATTTTTGGGCTACTTGAAGGGGTGATGGCTGGGCTGGTTCATGGATTGACTGCTGGACTGCTTAGTGGGCTAATTTGTGGAGGTGTAACCTGTATTCAACACTTCACCCTACGCCTCATCCTCTATCGCAACGGTTACATCCCCTGGAACTACGCCCGTTTCCTCGACTACTGCACCGAGCGATTATTCCTCCAGCGTGTTGGCGGCCGCTATCGTTTCATTCACAAACTGCTGCAAGACCACTTTGTACAGATGGAGTTTAGGCGGGATTAAGAAAGAATTTGGATTTGTTGACCTAAAAAACAAGAATGATATTATTTACAGTAAGCGTGCTTAAGCCTGCCCAAACAAACCCATGCCGGACTCGGAAGGCTCAAATAAAGTCACCAATAATGACTTGCCTAATTCTCAGTTTGGTGGCGGGTTGATTAATGCTGAGTCTGTGAAGGCAGAAAGGATAGGCGGCGATATCTACAATATTTATCTTGGGCATCCACCAGTAGCAAGCAATCCAACTCCGTCACTGAACCAACAGCAGCGATCCCTCTTGAGCTACAATCCGATGATAGAGTCAGGATATTTTGACCGGAGCATCAAATATGATGTCAACAGAATTATTGAATACGCTCCAAGGACTCAGCCGCGCTGAAAAACTTTATGTAGTCCAAGTTTTGATTTCAGAACTAGCCCAACAAGAAGCTGACTTAATTAAATCAGATCAATCTTATCCTGTTTGGTCTCCTCATGATGCTTTTGAAGCGGCCAACACAATGCTAGTAGTTCACCAACCCAACATTGCCGTGTAGACCTAGCTCTTGTGCAGGGGAGGGGGCAGGGAGCAAGGGGGAGAATCTTTCCCCTCCGCTCCCTGCTCCCTGCCCCGAAGCCTGCCACCACGCAAAGTTTGTGTGGCGTACTACTAGAAGTTATACAAGCAACACAAACGTAATTCGTAATACTCCCTCCGGTAAGAAGCAAGCTACGTAATTACCATTTCGTTAACGTTTTAGAGATTAACAATGGATAGCTGATTTCTGCCGACCTGCCTATGCTAAAATTGCCATTCCAGAGGGAGGCAAATCAAGCCGGACACTTGCGCGACCATCTTCATGATGTTGTACAGTGACAGTTTGGTCATGTGGTGGATGACGTAAATCTTTATCTTTCCAATTGCTTTTGTATAGAAAAGTCATAGTTGAGTTAGTGGGATGCAAATGTGCATCAACTGTTACCTCTGCACCTCGTTCTTCTAAGGCATGGGTATTCAGTGCCATAAGAACTTCTGTATCAAATAAAACTTGCGACCAAGCAACTAACTCACCTTGGGGAGGAATTGAGAAGGGGTAGTTGCAAAAAGATGTTTTGCGTAGGTAGTGATGTCCTCGACGCAATGCTTTACCAATTTTATCTCGACCATTGCGTATACGAGCGATCGCAGCAATCCGCAGATAGGTAGGATGGTCAATATCAAAAAAATGACAGCCTGCTGTTTGAAATGCACCAAAATCACTGCCAAACATGGCTTCTTTGATGTATCTATCTTCAGCAACTCGTCCATTTTCTATACTGTAGTCATGCTCACCTTCATTGCCATCAAAAGCCTGTTCCGTTCCATAATATATGCAAGGAATTCCCGGTGTAGTTAATTGCACGCCGACAACGTGGGCTACTTGTTCGTAGAGATGAGGTACATTACGGTAAGCCGCAAAACGCTGCTTCCAGTTATGAGATGATATATCGTAGTTATCTAAAACAGAGACATGATATTGTCCAAGTTGGCGGTATTGTCCAGCAAAATGATTTTCGTCATACTCACCAAAAAATTCGTTTGGGTTTACTAACCCTTTGACTACTGCGGTTAACTGCTTAGGTATATTTGCGTCATCGACTACGGCGTTGAGGTTACGACCAAAAATGTCAACGTAGGCATCTGCTATGCCGCCACGAGTTATGTTTCCAATGATGAGAAAATTATCTTTGCCTATAGATTGGGCGTATTCATGAATTGCGGTAGAAAATATATGCGAATCTTGTAGAGAAATGTGTTTATCTACATCAACGCGAAAGCCATCGCAATCAGAAAGAGCTATCCAATATTGATATACTTTTATGAGATCTGCGAGCGCCTGAATATGGTGATTGTAAATTACGTCTAGGATGACATAGATATTGCGATCATGAGCCGTATCAATTAAATCTCTTAAATCCCGACGATTACCAAAGCTGGGGTCAATATTTAAAAGATTTTGACTACTATAATCATAAACTGGCCCAATCCACAGTGCTGTTACTCCCAATCGCTGCAAATATTCTAACTTACTCCTAATACCCCTAAGAGTACCACCCGCAGACTTCCTGCCTGCTGCCATCCAGGTAGCTTTATCCTTAACTTTATACCTTAAGGGATTAGTACGGTCAAAAAATTCCCTTTCATTTTCATGAGCATCACTAAATCTATCAGGTAATAGATAATACAAAAACTGGTCTCGCCAACTTACAGGACTTAGCTGCACCCTTCCTCTTGGTTTCAAGTCTATTTGGGAGACTTGTTGAGGTATCAATTCTTCAACTTTAGCCATGAGGACTTACGCGTTGAGATAAAGATTAGAAAATGCCCTTTTAATGATCAGTAAACTATTTCCAGTTTTCATGAACCCGTAGAGGGATTTAATAAGTTAATAATTTATGTTTAATAACCTATGTTTCAGCTATTATGTTTGTGAATGATTGATTTGTTTGAGTAACCAAAATGCACAGCCAATTCCGATAAATAGAGCAGTATTCATCAAAATACTAGCTTGAACCACAAAGATATCGAGTGGCTCAATAAGCTGACGAGATTGATAAATAGTCATTCCGGGAGAGAGAGTTATTACTTTGACTAAAAGTGCCCCAACAACTACTTGCGTTGCAATTAAAGTTAGTAACACCCCGACAAAATGAATAGTAATTCCAATGTGTAAATCTCGAACTACTTCCTTGCGGCTAGGATAGATACCTGGTTCGGATACTTGTAAACGTTGTGCAATACGAGTGTAGTGAAAAGTCCAGTAAACGCCCAAACCTAATGCACTTATTCCACCAAAAGTAGAAAGCAGCCCTAACCCAGATTTGAGATTAATATTGAAATTAGGGTCAGCAATCGCAAACAATAGAATTAAAATACTAACAGCAGCTAAAACTAACTGTAACCAAAAACAAAGCCAGCTTACTTTCTTAAAAACACCAACAATCTTTTGTCTAGCTCTTAATCCAGAATGAATGTCATTTCTATCAATCATTTTATTATGTGTTTATAAAATATTAGGATATTTTTTATTTTTCTAATTTTTTTAGTATCTAACATTCATCATACTGATGCTTACATAATTTCATCTATCTTATGACAGAATCACAGATAGAAATTGCAAAAAGTAAAGTACCGACTTCATAAAAAAGTCGGTACTTTGATGATTTATAAATGATTTAAGATTACTATCACCCTTATACAGAAATAGGCTTTTATGAGTTTGCTATCTTTTCAGTTAGCCACGTATACTAATCGTTTAATTCAGTAGCAGCAACTACATACAGAAACCTGAAAAATTTGAATTTGAGGATTTACTTGCCTAGCATATTACTATCAACCTAACTCGCAATTTGCAGGTAGCATAGTCGATGCCAATACTGTCGAAGCACAGCAAATTGGTGGTAACATTCAAAACAATAACACTAAAGACTTCTCAAGCTAACCCATGCCAGAATTGCAAGAACCGCAGCAAGGCAATAACAACGTCACCTTACGCCTTCTTCTCTACCGCAACGGTTACATCCCCTGGAACTAAGCCCGTTTTCTCAACTACTGCACCGAGCGTATGTTACTCGGTGCGTGTCGGCGGTCGCTACCCAACACACCCAAACGCAGACTTACTCGAAATTTCAGGCTACACATTGGTTTACTGGTATAGTGTCTGTCCTAAAATCTACCGTGTCTACAAGGGCGAATCAACGCTTGGGTTAGTTTTTTAACACACCACGCATTGGACAACCGAAGTAGATGAAAACCAGTACACCAAACCCTTGAATGCAGTAGTGGCACTTGATGATTTTCTTTTGGCTGCAAGTATGGCTGATGAAAAGAACATCGCCGCGTAATTAAGGCTTTCAATTCCAGCAAATAACTGTTCATTGATTAGAAAAATGGAACATACCGTATTACTTAAAGCTTTTCTTAGCGCCATTCACATATAATCTAATGTCATAAGTTTTTATCTTCATTTTCATTAACTAAGTGTACTGCCTCCCAAAGTGGCAAAAAGAGCTATACGGTTCAGGCTTAAATAGAATTTTTTAAGTATTTTTTGATGTTCAGATAATAAAGAAATACTGAGTGTTGCTGAATCTGACTTTTCCCGTTAAGTCTCTTTTGCAAGCTGCCAACCTTCACAAAGGTCGTGTAATTTTAACCTAGTGTGGTAAAACTTACTAGAGAAGACGACTCTCTAAATTAGCCAAGTAACCCTTGGGGTCTCTGCGAAATCGAAATTGTTCAATTCTTGCTTTGTGGTGTTTTTGCAATTGAGAGCGTAATTCAAGCCAAGTAACAATATCAACTTGTGCTAAATCAGATGCGGTAAAAGAATGAAGTTTAGTAGCGAGCGCACAGGCAAGTTTGACAGAGCCACGAATAACGAGGGATGAGGGTGCAACTTTACGACCAGTACAACGACGTTGATGATGACGTAGCATACCAAAAGCGTGTTCTAAGTCATTATTAGTTCTGGGAAAATCTTCAATTTCATAACAATGAAAAAGTCCAGACCAGTAGCTGTGGGTAGTTTTTATGAAGTTATCGATTGCAGTGTTCAGGGTACCAGCTTTGTGCTTTTGTTGGGACATTTCTGTCAACAGTTGCTGATAACTTTGTTTGACCCCAGCAGCATCAAGACCTATTTTATTGTTGAGAATATTACTAGCTTTATCAACCCACTTATATGCAACCCTAACAGGTAAAAATAAAGATGCAGTAGCAAATAATCCCTTAGCTAGAAGGAGTTTTAGGTTAACTAAAGGTGGTGGTAAAGCACTTTTTTTTTCCATCCGTTCTAAGCTTTGTTCTATCAAAGTCAAATTTTCTTGTAACTTTAATCCAGATGCCTCTAACGGTGGATGACCATCATTGGTTATAGAACTACGGACTGCCGAGCAATAATCTTCAATAATAGTTACCAAATCCTTATCTTCATTGGTAACGCTACGTTCAATTTCTCGTAATCCTCTAACTTTTTTTTTTCAATTCCTTTTTTGCATGTCTATCCGCCTCATATATGGGTTTAATTGCTTCTTTCAGATAATGGTAATGACATAAACCATGAGCAATTCTAGGTAATGCTAACCCAACAGCTTTGCGAATTGATTGTTGTCCATCACTAACAACTCCATCAATTGGTACATCCAAAGTATTAGTTACTTCTAATAATAACGCCACTAAATCTTCATTTCTTGATGATAATAAGGTTTTAGCTAGTAAGATTTCTCCAGATAAGCAATCTCGAATTACCCATAATACCTCATGTCCAATTTCTGGCTGCATCCCATCAATGGCTAATATTACCCGTCCTTGATTAGCCATTATGGCTTTTAACCTTTTATGGTCTTTTAGCCATAAAGAATTTTCTCGTCATATCTGTCAATTAGGTGCGTGACCGTTCGTTGACTTATACATATACCCTTTAATTCAAGGTGAGCGTGTATTTGGGTAACACTCCTATGTTCCTGGTAGCGTAATGCTCCTATATAAGCAATCACATCCAACCCAAATTCGTTCTGTGGTAGAGCTAAGGAACCTTCTTGCTCTGGTCGATATGCTTTTTTATACCGCAGACATGACTTATTTTGACATCGCCGAATTTTTAGCTGTAGTTCTACTACCCCATTTAGCGTTCTTATATGTCGAGGATTATTGTATTCATTCCACATTGCTTGACCGCACGAAGGGCATTTTTTTTGAACACAATCGAGTACTTCAAACGATGTTGCTTCTGGTTTTAAACTTTTTCTTACCAAGTTTTTGCACCATTATTTCGTTACAAGCTCAAGATTACAGGATTTCTGCTCCTCTCTAGTAAGTTTTGCCACACTAGATTTTAACCAACCTCGCCACAGCACCTGAATACCAATGGGTGTTTTACTTCGATGTTCTAAGTAGCCGCCAAGACGGGCAATGACTTCAACAGCCCAGCTAACTGTTAATACTTTGGGAAGTTTGGGGGACTTAGCTTTTAAAATCTTAAGTTCAAGGGGGTTAAGAATCTCAATGGCAGGAGAGTCAGGTTGAGTGCGGTGTAGATAAGTTAGTTGCAACAGTTCTACCGCAATCACGCTCAAGAAACCAATGAGAACTTTCATCCCATCAGCAGCAAGTCTGTATTTTTCTACCTGACATCCAGACTTGAAAATTTTATGGTATTCTTCCACACGCCAACGATACGTATACCAACGTAAAATTGTAGAAGCCATCTGAATATCTGCAATAACTTCTGTTGTTAACAACATCCATTCCACAGGTGTTTCGCTTTCGGGACAATCAATTTCTGTGGCATAAACAGCATACACAGATAGCGGGTTACGGTTATCAAAACGATAAGGAGTACGTAGATTGACCGGACAAAATCGTATAGCTAGTTTGGTTTGACGAGCAGTACGCTGGCTCGTGGATGGTAATTCAATTTTCTGTTCAAAACTAATAGGTTGAGCTTCTAACTTCGACCACAGACGTTCGCTTTCGGAATCTAAACTACGGTTATGAGCCGCACGAACTATGATTCCAGTGTGTTGGAGTTGGCGAAGTTGATCAAAAACTTCTGTAATATCACCTTCGCGGTCGAAAACATGAATCACTTGTGTGTGCTGGCTTACAAGCTTTTCTACAGTGGTTAGAGCTTCTACCCACTTATAAGATTCTTTCTGTTCAAAAGGGCGGTTTCGGGCTTCTTTACGTGCTGCTGCTTGCCTTTTTTTCTTCTGTGTCGGTGTTTCATCTTTCGGTGGCTTGTGTTTCGGCTCACGATTCCAAAGTTTTTGCCATAACAGACCTATGGATTGACCTTTCTGAGGCTCTATCGCTAAGGCACTGTGTAATATTAAACCATTACCCCCTTTACCAATTGGGCCGTAACCTTCTTTTTTCACCTCAATACTGCCATAATCTAGAAAAGTTGTGTCTCCAACACACAGCACTATGTCGCGTTCTGCAACATTTTCTGCCGTCATCTGACAGTGCGGCTCAATCACGCTGGAAAATTGCACTTTTGGGTTGGCAAAAACTCATAGGCTCTCTTGAGTACCGTTCCATTGCTGAAGATTTCTGACAGTGCTTTCCCAAATCCAAGGCTTAGAGCATACCCAATTGACATTGCGCGCTCATTCAATCGGCGATCTCCCAGAGATATGGTTGCAAAATTCTTCTCCCACCAGTCCAGCATTGCTTGTTACCTTTAGTACCCGATGACAATTAATTTACCGTATATGCTGTGCTGTTCTTCAAGCCCTTTACCAGCAAGCCTTTCAAGACTTAACGGGAAAAGTCAGGTCCTGTATAACTGCCAGCATATTTTCCAGAAGGAATGTTTGCTTTTACTATGTCTCCAGTAGTGAACCCCATAAAGAATTTAGCTTTCGGAGCATGAGCTTTTGGAAACCCATACTTATCAGTGCGGCATCTTTGACGAGCGCCATGCCCTTTAGCTTTGATAATCAACGGTTTCACCCCATTCAAAAGTAACCTTGAGGGTGTTGATACACCGACACAAGCCGCATCCGTCCAGTGGTGTTTTGCAAT from Nostoc sp. HK-01 encodes:
- a CDS encoding alpha amylase catalytic region, with amino-acid sequence MAKVEELIPQQVSQIDLKPRGRVQLSPVSWRDQFLYYLLPDRFSDAHENEREFFDRTNPLRYKVKDKATWMAAGRKSAGGTLRGIRSKLEYLQRLGVTALWIGPVYDYSSQNLLNIDPSFGNRRDLRDLIDTAHDRNIYVILDVIYNHHIQALADLIKVYQYWIALSDCDGFRVDVDKHISLQDSHIFSTAIHEYAQSIGKDNFLIIGNITRGGIADAYVDIFGRNLNAVVDDANIPKQLTAVVKGLVNPNEFFGEYDENHFAGQYRQLGQYHVSVLDNYDISSHNWKQRFAAYRNVPHLYEQVAHVVGVQLTTPGIPCIYYGTEQAFDGNEGEHDYSIENGRVAEDRYIKEAMFGSDFGAFQTAGCHFFDIDHPTYLRIAAIARIRNGRDKIGKALRRGHHYLRKTSFCNYPFSIPPQGELVAWSQVLFDTEVLMALNTHALEERGAEVTVDAHLHPTNSTMTFLYKSNWKDKDLRHPPHDQTVTVQHHEDGRASVRLDLPPSGMAILA
- a CDS encoding transposase is translated as MVTIIEDYCSAVRSSITNDGHPPLEASGLKLQENLTLIEQSLERMEKKSALPPPLVNLKLLLAKGLFATASLFLPVRVAYKWVDKASNILNNKIGLDAAGVKQSYQQLLTEMSQQKHKAGTLNTAIDNFIKTTHSYWSGLFHCYEIEDFPRTNNDLEHAFGMLRHHQRRCTGRKVAPSSLVIRGSVKLACALATKLHSFTASDLAQVDIVTWLELRSQLQKHHKARIEQFRFRRDPKGYLANLESRLL
- a CDS encoding transposase; translated protein: MANQGRVILAIDGMQPEIGHEVLWVIRDCLSGEILLAKTLLSSRNEDLVALLLEVTNTLDVPIDGVVSDGQQSIRKAVGLALPRIAHGLCHYHYLKEAIKPIYEADRHAKKELKKKS
- a CDS encoding transposase, with the translated sequence MWNEYNNPRHIRTLNGVVELQLKIRRCQNKSCLRYKKAYRPEQEGSLALPQNEFGLDVIAYIGALRYQEHRSVTQIHAHLELKGICISQRTVTHLIDRYDEKILYG
- a CDS encoding putative transposase, with the protein product MTAENVAERDIVLCVGDTTFLDYGSIEVKKEGYGPIGKGGNGLILHSALAIEPQKGQSIGLLWQKLWNREPKHKPPKDETPTQKKKRQAAARKEARNRPFEQKESYKWVEALTTVEKLVSQHTQVIHVFDREGDITEVFDQLRQLQHTGIIVRAAHNRSLDSESERLWSKLEAQPISFEQKIELPSTSQRTARQTKLAIRFCPVNLRTPYRFDNRNPLSVYAVYATEIDCPESETPVEWMLLTTEVIADIQMASTILRWYTYRWRVEEYHKIFKSGCQVEKYRLAADGMKVLIGFLSVIAVELLQLTYLHRTQPDSPAIEILNPLELKILKAKSPKLPKVLTVSWAVEVIARLGGYLEHRSKTPIGIQVLWRGWLKSSVAKLTREEQKSCNLELVTK